CCGTTGCAGCCGCGGCCGGATCGGAGCTATCTGATCACCGGGGGGCTGGGTGCGATCGGGTTGCACACCGCGTCGTATCTGGCCCAGCTCGGGGCGGGCGACATCGTGTTGACCAGCCGCCGCGCACCGGACCCGGAGGCGCAACGCCGCATCGAGGAGATCGCCGAGCGTTATAAGGCCCGTGTCCATGTCTTCACCGCCGATGTCGGGGCGGAGTCCGATGTGGCCGGGCTGTTGGGGCGCATTCGCGCGGAGTTGCCGCCGCTGGCCGGTGTGGTGCATCTGGCCGGGGTGCTCGATGATGCGTTGCTGTCGCAGCAGCACCTGGATCGATTCCGAGCGACGTTGGTGCCCAAGGCATTCGGCGCCGCCCATTTGGACAGGTTGACCGAGGAGGACGAACTGGACTTCTTCATCGTGTCGTCCTCGGTGTCCAGCTTGTTCGGTTCGCCCGGGCAGTCCAACTATGCCACCGCCAACGCGTTCCTCGACGGTTTGGTGGCGCGGCGTAGGGCGCAAGGTCGGGCCGCCACCGGGGTCAACTTCGGTCCGTGGGCCCAGGGCGGCATGGCTTCCTCGGAGGCCGCAACGGCCAATATCAGTGCGCAGGGCCTGATTCCGCTGGACCCGTCGGCGGCGCTCGGCGCGCTCACCGAGGTCGTCGCCAACGGCACCGGCCAGGCCACCGTGCTCAAGGCCAACTGGCAACGGGCCGCGAAGCTGCTGGGCAATTCGCGTCCGCCGGTGCTCGACCTCGTGCTGCCCAGTGCCGCCGGGGAAGTCGGCGGTGACAGTGAGTTGCTCAAGCAGTTGCAGGAGATCCCCGTGCCGCAGCGCGCGGGGTTCGTCACCGAGTTCCTGCAGCGCGAGGTGCAGAACTTCCTGCGACTGGCGCAACCGCCCGCCGCGAGCAGCCGGTTCCTGGATCTGGGCACGGATTCATTGATGGCGATCGAACTCCGCAACCGGTTGCACAGTCAGTTCGGCGGCGCGTTCACCATCAACGCCACCGCGGTCTTCGACTACCCGACCATCGGCGGGCTCGCCGAATACCTGGTGAGTCAGTTGCCCGACGCGGATTCGGCTCCCGGCGAGCCGGATTCGGCTCCCGAGGCGGATTCGGACCCAAGCGGGGTTTAAGCGAGCGCCGGCTTAGAGCCGGGCCAGATCGTAGTCGCCGAGGTGATCGATCAGGTTGTGCAGGTGATCGCCCGAGGTGCCCAGGGTGTGCTCGATCGCGGTGAGCCGGGCGGCGTAGTGGCTGACCGGGTATTCCGCGGTCACGCCGATGCCGCCGTGCATCTGGATCGACTCCTGGGCAATATGGCGCCCCGACCGCCCGATCTGCAGCTTGGCGCGGGAGGCGATCACCGGATCTAGGTTGCCGTCGGCGATCGACATCGCGGCGTAGAGGTTCATGCTGCGGGCCAGCTCCAGCGACACGTACATGTCGGCGGCACGCTGCGTTAGGGTCTGGAACTTGTTGAGGGTGACGCCGAACTGCTTGCGCGTCTTCAGGTAGTCGGTCGTCAGCCGCAGTGCCTCCTCCATCGCCCCGACGGCCTCGCTGCACAGCGCCGACTGGATGCCGATGATGGCCTCGCCGATGGCCTGCGAGGCGTCGGAGGCGGTGGGGGCCTCACCCAAGGGTTCGGCGGCCGCGCCGTCCAGATCGATCTGTGCGCCCCGCTGCCCGTCGAAGGTCCGGTAGGGATGCCGTCTCACCGCACCCGCGTCCACCAGGAACAGACCGGTGCCGCCGTCCGGCAACGCGGCGCTGACCACCAACGCGTCGGCACAGTCCCCGGCCAGTACTGGGTTCTTGCAACCGGTGAGGGTCCACGAATCACCTTGCCGCGCAGCCTTTGTGGTGACCGTCACCGACGGCTTGCGTTGTCCGGGCTCGGAATGGGCGAAGGCCAGCAGGCGCTGGCCGGCGGCGACCTCGTCGAGCTGCAGCTTCTGCGCATCGCTGCCCAGCTGGGCGATCAGCGCGCCCGGCGCCAGCGCGGCGTGCAGGATCGGTTCCGGGGCCAGCCGGCGCCCGACTTCGGTGAGCACCACCATGATCTCGATCTGGCCCGCCTCCTCGGGCTCGAAGCCCAGACCGAGAATCCCGGTGTCGGCCAATTGACTCCACACCTCGCGGCTCCAGCCGAGGTCGGAGCCGATGACCTTGATGCGGCTCTCCGGGTCGTAGGAGCGTGCCAGCAGGTCGCGGGTGGTGTCGCGCAGCAGGCTCTGCTCGTCGGTCAACTGAAAGTCCATGGCTGCCTCACAATCCCAGAATCGTCGACGCGATGATGTTGCGCTGCACCTCGCTGCTGCCGCCGTAGATCGACGTCTTGCGGTAGTTGAGGTAATGCGGCGCACTGTGTTGCGCCCAGTCCGGCGACGCAATGCCGTCCCCATCCGCGGGTAGTGCGTCCGGGCCGGCTACCTCGACCAGCAGTTCGGTGGCCACCTGCTGCAACTGACTGCCGCGCAACTTGAGCACCGACGAGGCCGGGTTGGGCTGTCCGTTCGCGGAGTCGGTGACCACCCGCGACTGCGTGAGTTCCAATGCCAGCAGCTCGTTTTCGGCTTCGGCCAGCCGAGCCGCGAACAGCGGGTCGGTCAGCACCCCGGTTGCGGCGGCGTGCTTCTTCACCTCGGCTAGGCGCACCTTGGTCCGGCCCACCCCGGCGATGCCGGTGCGCTCGTTGCCCAACAGGAACTTCGCGTACGTCCAGCCCTTGTTTTCTTCTCCGACAAGCTGATTGGCGGGTACCCGGACGTCTTCGAAAAAGACCTCGTTGACCTCGTGGCCGCCGTCGATCGTCTTGATGGGCCGCAGCGTGACCCCCGGTGAGTTCATCTCGAACAACAGGAACGAGATGCCGGCCTGACGTTTGGGCGCCTGCGGGTCGGTGCGCACCAGACAGAAGATCCAGTCCGCGTACTGACCGAGGGTGGTCCAGGTCTTTTGGCCGTTGACGACGTAGCTGTCGCCGTCGCGCACCGCGGTGGTGCGCAGCGAGGCCAGGTCCGAACCGGCTTCCGGCTCCGAAAAGCCCTGGCACCACCAGATGTCGAGGCTGGCCGTTGGCGGCAGGAAGCGCTGTTTGACTTCCTCCGAACCGAATTCGGCGATCACCGGGCCGACCATCTTGGTGTTGAAATTCAGCGGCTCGGGGACACACGCGAGTTGCATCTCGTCCGCCCAGATCTGTTGCTGGGTCGGCGTCCATTCCTTGCCGCCCCACTCCACCGGCCAGTTCGGGACCGCCAGACCGTGTTCGTGCAGGATCTTGTGGCTGGCGACGATGTCGTCGTGGTTTACTTCCGCCGAGCCCTTACGCACCCGATCGCGGATCTCCTGCGGAATCTTGGTGGTGTAAATGGTGCGGAGTTCGTCGCGGAACGCGGCTTCCTCCGGCGTAAGCGCGAGTTGCATGCAGCCTCCTATGCCTGGCGATGAGCGTCGGTGACCGATGGCCACGATTGCTGGACGGCTGTCGCGTCGGTGCGTACGCTCCGAGGTCCATCTTGACCCATGCGTTGCTGCGCTCGTGCACAGCCTCCGATTAATCCACAGCGGGCCGGCACGGGACCGTCCGCCGGGGCGGTGCTGGCGGTCCGCGCACCTACCGTCGGCCCATGCGCACAGAACTGCCCGCCGAGCGGCTGCAGCGCCGCCTCGGCGCCGACCCCGATCCCGATTCACCCGCCGAAGGTTCGGATGCCGAGCCGGACCCGGCGGACGAGGATCAGAATTCGTTACTGCCGCGCTGGCTTCCGGACGCCACGCCCGATCAGGGTTGGCTGGCCCGGTTACGCGCCGACCCGGGTCGGGCGGGCGCGATTGCCTTGGCGGTGGTGGCCGCGCTGGCAGTACTGATCACCGTCTTCACCCTGATGCGCGACCAGCCGGCGCCGGTGATGTCGGCCAAGCTGCCGCCGGTGCAGAAGGCATCCACGGCCGGCCCCGCTTCCCCGGGGAGCCCCGCCGTCGCGACCCCGGCCGGCCCGGATCGACCGGTCGTGGTCAGCGTGGTGGGGCTGGTGCACAAGCCCGGCCTGGTCACGCTGACGCCAGGGGCGCGCATCGCCGATGCGCTGCAGGCGGCCGGGGGCGCGATGGATGGCGCCGACACCATCGGGCTGAACATGGCCCGCCCGCTCACCGACGGTGAGCAGATCGTGGTGGGGTTGGCACCGGTGCCGGGTAAGCCAGCGGCGCTGGGCAGTTCCGTGGCCGCCGGCGCGGCTCCAGCTCCCGCTGCACCGGCACCGGTCTCCGGGTCCGCCCGGCCGAAACCGGGCGGGGTGCTCGACCTCAACACCGCCACCGTGGAACAGCTGGACGCTCTGCCCGGGGTCGGGCCGGTCACCGCCGCCGCGATCGTGGCCTGGCGGCAGTCGAACGGCAAATTCACCAGCGTCGACCAACTTGCCGACGTCGATGGGATCGGGCCCGCGCGGCTGGACAAGTTGCGTGCCCTGGTCCGCGTCTGACGCTGCCGGCCCACCCGCCTACCTCGATGTCCGCTTGGTGCCCGCCGCCCTGACCGGGTGGATCGTCACCGCCGCCGGCATCGAGTGGCCGGTCGGGCGCGTCCTGGCCTGGTGCGGTGTGGCGCTGCTCGGGGCGGCCGGACTGCTGGCCTGCTGCACATTGCGGCAGCGGGCGTTGGGTGCCGGGATGGCGGCGGTGGGCGTGGTCGGCGCCGGCTTCGGGTTCGCGATCGCGCTGCGTGCCGAGGCGGTGGCGCACCACCGGATCGTCGCGGAGTTCGGGACCGTCGCCCCGGTCACGGTGACGCCCAGCGAGAGCCCGTTGCCGTTGGGCCGCGACCGACTGATGTTCCGGGCGACCTTGCAGCGCCTCCGCGACGACCAGACATCCGGCCGGGTGACCGTTTTCGCGCGGGCTTCCGACTTCGACGTCATGGTCGGTCAACCGCTGCGGTTTTCCGCCCACATCGGCAGGCCTGGTCGCCATGACCTGACGGTCGCGGTGCTCAACGCGTCGGGCCGGCCGACCACCGGCCGGGCGGGGCCGGTGCACCGAGCCGCGCAGGCGGTGCGCGCCCGGTTTGCCGCCGCCGCACGCGAGGCGCTGCCCAGCGGGCAAGCCGCGATGCTGCCGGCGCTGGTGCTGGGCGACACATCCGCGGTGAGCACCGATACCGGCCGAGAATTCCGTGCGGCGGGCATGACACACCTGACGGCCGTCTCCGGTGCCAACGTCACCATTGTGTGCGGGGCCGTACTGTTGTCCGCCCGGCTGGTCGGCCCGCGGGCGGCGGTGCTGCTCGCCGGCGTTGCGCTGCTGGCGTTGGTGATCGTGGTGCAGCCGACCGCGAGTGTGTTGCGGGCGGCCGTCATGGGGGCCATCGTGCTGCTCGGGATGCTGTCGTCGCGTCGCCGGCAAGCGATTCCGGCGCTTTCCGCGGCGGTACTGATCCTGGTCGCGATCGCCCCGCAGCTCGCGGTCGATGCGGGCTTCGCCCTGTCGGTGCTGGCGACGGCGGCGTTGGTGGTCCTCGCGCCGCCCTGGTCGCGACGCCTGGTCGCCCGGGGCTGCCCCAAACTGCTGGCAGACGCGGTGGCCGTCGCTGTTGCCGCACAGCTGGTGACCGCTCCACTGGTCGCCGGCATCTCCGGCCAGGTCAGCCTGGTGTCGGTGGCGGCAAACCTGGCCGCGGCGCCCGTCATCGCGCCGATCACCGTGCTGGGCAGTGCTGCCGCCACGCTGTGCCTGCCCTGGCCGTCCGGCGCACAACTGCTGGTCCGGTTCACCGGCCCGGAGCTGTGGTGGGTGTTGCAGGTGGCGCACGCCGCGGCCGGGCTGCCCGCGGCGACCGTGCCGGTACCCGACGGGGTGGCCGGCGTGCTGTTGGTCGGTTGCGGCACCGCGTTGCTGCTGGTGCTGAGCGTGCGGCTGTGGCGGCGAGCCTGGTTTCGCGTGGCGGCCCGCGCGGCCGGGGTGACGGCGGCGGTGTGCGTGCTGGCCTGGTCGCTGTCGGCGCTGCTGGATCCGCGGCCGAATTGGTCAGCCCTTCGTGACACCATCGTGGGGTGAGCCGGGATTCGTCGTTGCATTTGGTGTTGGGGGACGAGGATCTGCTGGTTGAACGAGCGGTGGCACAGGTGTTGCGGGACGCCCGGGCCCGCGCCGGCACCTCCGAGAACCTTGACATTCCGGTGAACCGGATCCGGGCCGGCGACGTCGGCACCTACGAGCTCGCCGAACTGCTGAGCCCGTCACTGTTCGCCGAGGAACGCGTCGTGGTGCTGGAGTCCGCCGCCGAGGCCGGCAAGGACGCAGTCGCGATGATCGCGGCCGCTGCCGCCGATCTGCCCCCGGCCACGGTGCTGGTGGTGATTCACTCGGGCGGCGGGCGAGCCAAGGCGCTGGCCGATCAGTTGAAGTCGCTGGGCGCCGAAGTCCATCCGTGTGCGCGGATCACCAAGGCCAGCGAACGCGTCGACTTCGTTCGCAAGGAGTTCCGTGCGCTGCGGGTCAAGGTGGACGAGGACACCGTGACGGCCCTGCTGGACGCCGTCGGCTCCGACGTGCGAGAGCTCGCGTCGGCGTGCTCGCAGCTGGTCGCCGACACCGGCGGGGCGGTCGACGAGGCGGCGGTGCGCCGCTATCACAGCGGAAAAGCCGAGGTGAAGGGCTTCGATATCGCGGACAAGGCCGTCGCCGGGGATGTCGCCGGCGCAGCGGAGGCGCTGCGGTGGGCGATGATGCGCGGCGAGCCGCTGGTCGTGCTGGCCGACG
This Mycobacterium simiae DNA region includes the following protein-coding sequences:
- a CDS encoding acyl-CoA dehydrogenase family protein translates to MDFQLTDEQSLLRDTTRDLLARSYDPESRIKVIGSDLGWSREVWSQLADTGILGLGFEPEEAGQIEIMVVLTEVGRRLAPEPILHAALAPGALIAQLGSDAQKLQLDEVAAGQRLLAFAHSEPGQRKPSVTVTTKAARQGDSWTLTGCKNPVLAGDCADALVVSAALPDGGTGLFLVDAGAVRRHPYRTFDGQRGAQIDLDGAAAEPLGEAPTASDASQAIGEAIIGIQSALCSEAVGAMEEALRLTTDYLKTRKQFGVTLNKFQTLTQRAADMYVSLELARSMNLYAAMSIADGNLDPVIASRAKLQIGRSGRHIAQESIQMHGGIGVTAEYPVSHYAARLTAIEHTLGTSGDHLHNLIDHLGDYDLARL
- a CDS encoding acyl-CoA dehydrogenase family protein, with translation MQLALTPEEAAFRDELRTIYTTKIPQEIRDRVRKGSAEVNHDDIVASHKILHEHGLAVPNWPVEWGGKEWTPTQQQIWADEMQLACVPEPLNFNTKMVGPVIAEFGSEEVKQRFLPPTASLDIWWCQGFSEPEAGSDLASLRTTAVRDGDSYVVNGQKTWTTLGQYADWIFCLVRTDPQAPKRQAGISFLLFEMNSPGVTLRPIKTIDGGHEVNEVFFEDVRVPANQLVGEENKGWTYAKFLLGNERTGIAGVGRTKVRLAEVKKHAAATGVLTDPLFAARLAEAENELLALELTQSRVVTDSANGQPNPASSVLKLRGSQLQQVATELLVEVAGPDALPADGDGIASPDWAQHSAPHYLNYRKTSIYGGSSEVQRNIIASTILGL
- a CDS encoding ComEA family DNA-binding protein, which encodes MRTELPAERLQRRLGADPDPDSPAEGSDAEPDPADEDQNSLLPRWLPDATPDQGWLARLRADPGRAGAIALAVVAALAVLITVFTLMRDQPAPVMSAKLPPVQKASTAGPASPGSPAVATPAGPDRPVVVSVVGLVHKPGLVTLTPGARIADALQAAGGAMDGADTIGLNMARPLTDGEQIVVGLAPVPGKPAALGSSVAAGAAPAPAAPAPVSGSARPKPGGVLDLNTATVEQLDALPGVGPVTAAAIVAWRQSNGKFTSVDQLADVDGIGPARLDKLRALVRV
- a CDS encoding ComEC/Rec2 family competence protein, whose protein sequence is MPWSASDAAGPPAYLDVRLVPAALTGWIVTAAGIEWPVGRVLAWCGVALLGAAGLLACCTLRQRALGAGMAAVGVVGAGFGFAIALRAEAVAHHRIVAEFGTVAPVTVTPSESPLPLGRDRLMFRATLQRLRDDQTSGRVTVFARASDFDVMVGQPLRFSAHIGRPGRHDLTVAVLNASGRPTTGRAGPVHRAAQAVRARFAAAAREALPSGQAAMLPALVLGDTSAVSTDTGREFRAAGMTHLTAVSGANVTIVCGAVLLSARLVGPRAAVLLAGVALLALVIVVQPTASVLRAAVMGAIVLLGMLSSRRRQAIPALSAAVLILVAIAPQLAVDAGFALSVLATAALVVLAPPWSRRLVARGCPKLLADAVAVAVAAQLVTAPLVAGISGQVSLVSVAANLAAAPVIAPITVLGSAAATLCLPWPSGAQLLVRFTGPELWWVLQVAHAAAGLPAATVPVPDGVAGVLLVGCGTALLLVLSVRLWRRAWFRVAARAAGVTAAVCVLAWSLSALLDPRPNWSALRDTIVG
- the holA gene encoding DNA polymerase III subunit delta; the encoded protein is MHLVLGDEDLLVERAVAQVLRDARARAGTSENLDIPVNRIRAGDVGTYELAELLSPSLFAEERVVVLESAAEAGKDAVAMIAAAAADLPPATVLVVIHSGGGRAKALADQLKSLGAEVHPCARITKASERVDFVRKEFRALRVKVDEDTVTALLDAVGSDVRELASACSQLVADTGGAVDEAAVRRYHSGKAEVKGFDIADKAVAGDVAGAAEALRWAMMRGEPLVVLADALAEAIHTIGRVGPLSGDPYRLAGQLGMPPWRVQKAQKQARRWSRDSVATAMKVVAELNANVKGAAADADYALESAVRKVAELVADRGR